From a single Gimesia fumaroli genomic region:
- a CDS encoding AAA family ATPase — protein MTDTLELLIRSGNPFISIETMDEPRALKVIQEIALKLKKPLYEWSTTGGLCRVEGGRLKSATVPGGKPEQALSFIHQNTDEDIFVFKDLGAYCRDSVVNRMMRDLMETCRTKKSTFILIDAFPLPDEIKRFTIRYELGWPTTDELADVIKQTFNKIKKDSDAKITARLTRRDMEQLVLTLRGLSCNEVERVISSAILQDNDLDASDLPLIIEAKRTLLGSTGCLESIAVDVKPDEVGGLNKLKDWLKLRRGGFSRKAQEFGLEPPRGVLMLGVPGSGKSLCAKMVASDWNMPLLRLDPGMLYQKFIGESESQLRQALSQAESMAPVILWIDEIEKAFASASASSSDGGLSKRMFGTLLAWMQDHRHPIFIIATANDISALPPELMRKGRFDEVFFVDLPSAAAREQILKIHLERRKRDSDQFDIRSLAATADAFTGSELEQAVMSGLFAAFSENAELEDRHIASEIQKTKPLAVLMKERIADLRHWANNRCVPAD, from the coding sequence ATGACTGATACACTGGAATTACTGATTCGCTCGGGAAATCCTTTCATCTCGATTGAGACCATGGACGAGCCGCGCGCACTCAAAGTCATTCAGGAAATCGCGCTGAAGTTAAAGAAACCGCTCTATGAATGGTCAACTACAGGCGGTTTATGCCGCGTAGAAGGGGGCCGCTTAAAATCGGCCACAGTCCCGGGAGGCAAGCCCGAACAGGCACTCAGCTTTATCCACCAGAATACTGACGAAGATATTTTCGTCTTCAAAGACCTCGGCGCGTACTGCCGCGACAGCGTCGTCAATCGTATGATGCGCGACTTGATGGAAACCTGCCGCACAAAAAAATCAACGTTCATCCTGATCGACGCCTTCCCACTGCCTGATGAAATCAAACGCTTCACAATCCGCTACGAACTGGGCTGGCCCACTACCGATGAACTCGCCGACGTCATCAAACAGACCTTCAACAAAATCAAAAAAGACAGTGACGCGAAAATCACCGCTCGTCTCACTCGCCGAGATATGGAGCAACTGGTGCTGACTCTACGGGGACTCAGTTGTAACGAAGTCGAACGCGTCATCAGTTCTGCTATTCTGCAGGATAATGACCTCGACGCCAGCGATCTTCCGTTGATCATTGAAGCCAAACGGACGCTGCTCGGCTCAACCGGCTGTCTTGAATCGATCGCCGTCGACGTCAAACCCGATGAAGTCGGCGGCCTGAATAAATTGAAAGACTGGCTGAAACTCAGGCGGGGTGGTTTCTCCAGAAAAGCCCAGGAGTTCGGCCTCGAACCACCTCGGGGCGTTTTGATGCTGGGAGTGCCCGGCTCGGGGAAAAGTTTATGTGCAAAGATGGTCGCGTCCGACTGGAATATGCCACTGCTCCGACTCGATCCGGGTATGCTCTACCAGAAATTTATCGGCGAAAGTGAAAGTCAGTTGCGGCAGGCACTCTCACAGGCCGAATCGATGGCACCCGTGATTTTGTGGATCGATGAAATTGAAAAAGCGTTCGCCTCGGCTTCCGCCTCATCCTCTGACGGCGGATTATCCAAACGCATGTTCGGCACACTGCTCGCCTGGATGCAGGATCATCGCCATCCGATTTTCATCATTGCCACCGCCAACGACATCTCGGCACTCCCGCCGGAACTCATGCGTAAAGGACGCTTCGACGAAGTCTTTTTCGTCGATCTCCCCAGCGCTGCCGCCCGCGAACAGATTTTGAAAATTCATCTCGAGCGCCGCAAACGAGACTCCGACCAGTTTGACATCCGCTCTCTAGCCGCGACGGCAGACGCCTTCACCGGCTCCGAACTCGAACAGGCTGTGATGTCGGGGCTATTCGCCGCCTTTTCGGAAAACGCGGAACTGGAAGATCGCCACATCGCTTCCGAAATTCAGAAAACCAAACCGCTGGCCGTTCTGATGAAAGAACGCATCGCCGATTTACGCCACTGGGCCAACAACCGTTGCGTCCCCGCCGATTAA
- the polX gene encoding DNA polymerase/3'-5' exonuclease PolX, translating to MQNAEIARQFEELADLLEIQGANPFRLRAYRNAARTISGLSESIADIAKNTPKELQELPGIGKDLAEKIETIVETANLPQLEELKEEIPADVVRMLDIPGIGPKKVAFLFKELSIHSLADLKAAAENGVIAEQKGFGKKTEQIILEGLEHLSQAGNRVRLAEAKAQSDEIIHDLGQLDSVQQISEAGSCRRRKETVGDLDILVTSSHPNEVMDALENHELVKAVLARGETKQRVRLNSGLELDLRVVPEESYGAALLYFTGSKEHNIVLRRRSQDKGLKLNEYGLFKKDKFVSGKTEEEVYQTLGLPWIPPEIREDRMEFAAADKNELPELIELKHIRGDLHMHTTATDGTASIQEMAEGALAKGYQYIAITDHSKRVTMANGLDAKRLRAHWKAIDKIQDKVPDIQILKGIECDILEDGSMDLPDDVLREADWVIAVLHYGLKQPQEQINRRLLNAIQNPNVSILGHLSGRLIGKRPGADLNYREILQAAADHGTMLEINAHPMRLDIDDIHAAKAKELGIPIVINTDAHSVKGLDVMQYGVYQARRAGLTKKDVANTKTWKQFQKLLKK from the coding sequence ATGCAAAACGCAGAAATTGCCCGCCAGTTCGAAGAGCTGGCAGATTTACTCGAAATTCAGGGAGCCAACCCGTTTCGCCTTCGCGCCTATCGCAATGCGGCTCGTACCATCTCGGGACTCTCGGAGTCGATTGCAGACATCGCGAAAAACACGCCCAAAGAATTACAGGAACTGCCGGGCATCGGTAAAGACCTCGCCGAAAAAATTGAAACGATCGTCGAGACAGCCAACCTGCCGCAACTCGAAGAACTGAAAGAAGAAATCCCGGCTGACGTCGTCCGCATGCTCGACATCCCCGGCATCGGGCCCAAGAAAGTTGCCTTTCTCTTCAAAGAACTCTCGATTCATTCACTCGCCGATCTCAAAGCGGCCGCCGAAAACGGTGTCATCGCCGAGCAAAAAGGCTTCGGCAAAAAAACCGAGCAGATCATCCTTGAAGGTCTCGAACATCTCAGTCAGGCCGGCAATCGGGTGCGACTTGCCGAAGCCAAGGCGCAGTCCGATGAAATCATCCACGATCTCGGTCAGTTAGACTCGGTGCAGCAAATCTCGGAAGCAGGCAGTTGTCGCCGACGCAAAGAGACCGTCGGCGATCTGGATATTCTTGTGACATCCAGTCACCCCAACGAAGTCATGGATGCGTTGGAGAACCATGAACTCGTCAAAGCGGTCCTCGCTCGCGGTGAAACCAAACAGCGCGTCCGTTTGAATTCCGGACTGGAACTTGATCTGCGCGTGGTGCCTGAAGAATCGTATGGCGCTGCCCTGCTCTATTTCACCGGCTCCAAAGAACACAACATCGTGCTCCGTCGTCGCTCGCAGGACAAAGGCCTTAAACTCAACGAGTACGGCCTGTTCAAAAAAGACAAGTTCGTCTCCGGCAAGACCGAAGAAGAAGTTTATCAAACACTCGGCCTGCCTTGGATTCCTCCTGAAATCCGTGAAGACCGGATGGAATTCGCCGCGGCTGACAAAAACGAATTACCGGAGTTGATCGAACTCAAACACATTCGCGGCGATTTGCACATGCACACCACGGCCACCGACGGCACGGCGTCGATTCAGGAAATGGCAGAAGGCGCGCTGGCCAAAGGCTATCAGTACATCGCGATCACCGATCACTCCAAACGCGTTACCATGGCCAATGGTCTCGACGCCAAACGACTGCGGGCACACTGGAAAGCCATCGACAAAATTCAGGATAAAGTTCCCGACATTCAAATTCTCAAAGGTATCGAGTGCGATATCCTGGAAGATGGCAGCATGGATCTGCCTGATGACGTTCTCAGAGAAGCCGACTGGGTCATCGCCGTCCTGCACTACGGCCTCAAGCAACCCCAGGAACAGATCAATCGGCGTCTGCTCAACGCCATTCAAAATCCAAACGTTTCCATACTCGGTCATTTATCAGGTCGCCTCATCGGAAAACGTCCCGGTGCAGATCTGAATTACAGAGAGATCCTGCAAGCCGCCGCCGATCATGGCACCATGCTGGAAATCAATGCCCATCCGATGCGGCTGGACATCGATGACATTCACGCCGCCAAAGCCAAAGAGCTGGGAATCCCGATTGTGATTAATACTGACGCCCATAGCGTCAAAGGCCTGGACGTAATGCAGTACGGCGTCTACCAGGCACGTCGGGCAGGCTTAACAAAAAAAGATGTCGCAAACACCAAAACCTGGAAACAGTTTCAGAAACTACTCAAAAAATAA
- the folE2 gene encoding GTP cyclohydrolase FolE2, translating into MFEFVSDALNLKQMGAEAPTDHSLSSTESGLTPLAGSLPDIANETVPQIGGTLDRVGMSGVELVLRLRDASGEIFRTPARADAAVSLDDEQVKGIHMSRLFLSLNNRLADAELSLPLVNDILKEFIQTHQDMSANSFLTLSYEHSLKRPALLSDHAGWRAYPVQIQSALKQGTFQHQLSVRLTYSSACPCSAALSRQLIQQAFEKAFGDRSELTHDEIFQWLGTQEAILAVPHSQRSHADVTVELDSELDDFPIESLIDYLERVIATPVQTAVKREDEQEFARLNGSNLMFCEDAARKLKAALTQLEGVKDFRVEINHLESLHPHDAAAVATRSSQ; encoded by the coding sequence ATGTTTGAATTTGTTTCCGATGCACTGAACCTTAAACAAATGGGGGCCGAGGCACCGACGGATCATTCGCTTTCGTCTACGGAATCCGGGCTTACACCTCTGGCAGGCAGCTTGCCTGATATCGCGAATGAGACTGTCCCCCAAATCGGCGGTACGCTGGATCGCGTCGGGATGTCCGGTGTGGAGCTTGTACTCCGCTTACGCGATGCTTCAGGAGAGATCTTTCGGACTCCGGCTCGCGCTGATGCCGCCGTCAGTCTGGATGATGAGCAGGTCAAGGGAATTCATATGTCCCGCCTGTTTCTCAGTTTGAACAATCGTCTGGCCGATGCAGAACTTTCACTGCCTCTGGTGAATGACATTCTGAAAGAGTTCATTCAGACACACCAGGACATGAGTGCGAACAGTTTTTTAACGCTGTCTTATGAACATTCGCTGAAACGGCCGGCTTTGCTGTCGGATCATGCCGGCTGGCGTGCATATCCAGTTCAGATTCAGAGTGCTTTGAAGCAAGGAACATTCCAGCATCAGCTGTCGGTGCGCCTGACGTATTCCAGTGCCTGTCCCTGTTCAGCTGCTTTATCAAGACAGTTGATTCAACAGGCGTTTGAGAAAGCCTTTGGTGATCGAAGCGAGTTGACTCACGATGAAATTTTCCAATGGCTGGGAACACAGGAAGCCATTCTGGCGGTGCCGCACAGTCAACGGAGCCATGCGGATGTGACGGTGGAATTAGACAGCGAACTGGATGATTTTCCGATCGAGTCTCTGATTGATTATCTGGAACGCGTGATCGCGACCCCCGTGCAGACAGCTGTCAAACGCGAAGATGAACAGGAATTTGCCCGTTTGAACGGCTCGAACCTGATGTTCTGTGAAGACGCAGCCCGCAAGCTGAAGGCGGCTTTGACCCAACTGGAGGGAGTCAAAGATTTCCGCGTCGAGATCAACCATCTGGAAAGCCTGCATCCCCACGATGCAGCCGCCGTGGCGACGCGCAGTTCTCAGTAA
- a CDS encoding tetratricopeptide repeat protein — translation MAVRDSQSQELIEEVRVATESGRQEHAAELLKQAVASNPNNAAVRHQLSEFLIANGYSEEAIQQLEKTTVLAPDDPGPYIDLSYLLYEKKQYTDALKNLELGLNLDPTNIRALLLKGELEELAGLNSSAVETYHRVLQVEPYNIVSRLKLAALQIKQGESNRATPILRPICHNTAATIDQRAEAQWLLGVAYGSQQRWTDSIASLEQAMKNRSDISADDWYRLAYACLQANEMEKVYPAVTQALTLNPLHTESNRLSSYLTQQTNQVNIQQASMYTPLQRPGIIGQEVPSIPIETLQAPRGWEQRGRLSISSAKVRPQ, via the coding sequence ATGGCGGTGCGGGATTCTCAATCTCAGGAGCTGATTGAAGAGGTGCGCGTGGCAACGGAAAGCGGTCGCCAGGAGCATGCGGCGGAGTTGCTCAAGCAGGCGGTTGCATCGAATCCGAATAACGCGGCAGTCCGTCATCAACTGTCAGAATTTTTAATCGCCAACGGCTACTCGGAAGAAGCGATTCAGCAGTTGGAAAAAACGACCGTGCTGGCTCCCGATGATCCGGGGCCTTATATTGACTTGTCGTATCTGTTGTATGAGAAGAAACAGTATACCGACGCATTGAAAAATCTGGAACTGGGTCTGAACCTGGATCCGACGAATATTCGTGCCTTATTGCTAAAAGGCGAGTTGGAAGAATTAGCGGGACTGAATTCCTCTGCCGTGGAAACCTATCATCGTGTCTTGCAGGTAGAGCCTTACAATATTGTTTCGCGATTGAAGCTGGCGGCACTACAGATCAAGCAGGGGGAATCGAACCGGGCAACGCCGATCTTACGCCCCATCTGTCACAATACCGCAGCGACCATTGACCAGCGGGCGGAAGCACAATGGTTACTGGGAGTCGCCTATGGTTCCCAGCAGCGATGGACTGATTCGATTGCTTCTCTGGAGCAGGCGATGAAAAATCGGTCTGATATCTCTGCTGATGACTGGTATCGGCTGGCATATGCCTGTCTACAGGCCAACGAAATGGAAAAGGTGTATCCGGCGGTGACTCAGGCGTTAACGCTCAACCCGCTACATACGGAATCCAATCGTCTGTCGAGCTACTTAACTCAGCAGACCAATCAGGTGAATATTCAGCAGGCATCAATGTACACGCCTCTGCAACGTCCTGGAATTATTGGTCAGGAAGTCCCTTCGATTCCTATTGAAACTTTACAAGCTCCCCGTGGCTGGGAACAGCGGGGACGCCTCAGCATTTCTTCTGCGAAAGTCAGACCGCAATAG